The Winogradskyella schleiferi genome has a window encoding:
- a CDS encoding RimK family protein, which yields MKKYIVVNQPEKWNFSIDNITVISSQDYLTNPKYAQLKTARIFNLCKDYSYQSKGYYVSLLAEARGHLPIPTTKNIVDLKALKLVRIVSDEFDDVIQQSLKNIKSQDFTLSIYFGQNVAQKYKNLSALFYKHFQVPFLRVNFNHTTKWNIQSIKAISESEIPEEHMSSVHEFANQYFAKKRYDTAKVANHDFDLAILVNPNDPAPPSNPKALKKFIEIAEKMNIYAEIIEPKDLSRLSSFDALFLRQSTEVNNEAYTFARKAQQEGIAIIDYPDAILKCCNKVYMAEAMNNANISTPKTVIVHSNNRNAVLEQTGLPCVLKAPDSTFSFGVKKAKTKAEFDVLVTEMLKESDLIIAQEFCPSDYDWRIGIIDNKPFYACRYYMAKGHWQIYNWKAEDKNEQDGNADCLPIEEVPKNVIDIALKSAKLMGLGLYGIDIKVVDGKLMVIEINDNPNIDFGVEDDYYGDLIYTEILSALKKRLD from the coding sequence ATGAAAAAATACATTGTTGTAAATCAACCTGAAAAATGGAACTTTTCAATTGATAACATCACCGTAATTTCCTCCCAAGATTATCTTACAAATCCGAAGTATGCCCAATTAAAAACCGCACGAATATTTAATTTGTGTAAGGACTACTCCTACCAATCTAAAGGTTATTACGTCTCGCTTTTGGCAGAAGCCAGAGGTCATTTACCAATTCCGACCACAAAAAATATTGTTGATTTAAAGGCCTTGAAACTCGTTAGAATTGTTTCCGATGAGTTTGACGATGTCATTCAACAAAGCCTAAAAAATATAAAGTCACAAGATTTTACTTTAAGTATCTATTTTGGACAAAATGTGGCGCAGAAATACAAAAACCTGAGCGCGCTTTTTTATAAGCATTTTCAAGTCCCATTTTTGAGAGTAAATTTTAACCATACCACAAAATGGAACATACAGAGCATTAAGGCTATTTCAGAATCTGAAATTCCAGAAGAACATATGTCCAGTGTCCACGAATTTGCCAATCAATATTTTGCAAAAAAACGTTATGACACGGCCAAAGTTGCTAATCACGATTTTGATTTGGCGATTTTGGTCAACCCAAACGATCCTGCACCACCAAGCAACCCTAAAGCCTTAAAAAAGTTTATAGAGATTGCTGAAAAGATGAACATTTATGCCGAAATCATTGAACCTAAGGATTTATCGCGCCTATCCTCTTTCGATGCCCTGTTTTTAAGACAAAGCACCGAAGTAAATAACGAAGCTTACACCTTTGCGAGAAAAGCACAGCAAGAGGGCATTGCCATAATCGATTATCCAGATGCGATTCTAAAATGCTGCAATAAAGTGTACATGGCAGAGGCAATGAACAACGCAAATATTTCAACTCCAAAAACAGTCATTGTGCATAGTAATAACCGTAATGCTGTTCTGGAACAAACAGGATTGCCTTGTGTATTAAAAGCGCCAGATTCTACATTTTCATTTGGAGTGAAAAAAGCAAAAACTAAAGCAGAATTTGACGTCTTAGTTACTGAAATGCTTAAAGAATCTGACCTAATAATCGCACAAGAATTTTGCCCTTCGGACTACGACTGGCGAATCGGCATTATTGACAACAAGCCTTTTTACGCTTGTCGCTATTATATGGCAAAAGGCCATTGGCAGATTTATAACTGGAAAGCCGAAGACAAAAATGAACAAGATGGCAATGCAGATTGTTTGCCTATTGAAGAGGTTCCAAAAAACGTAATTGATATCGCTTTAAAATCGGCAAAATTGATGGGTTTGGGATTGTATGGCATTGACATTAAAGTGGTAGATGGCAAATTAATGGTTATTGAAATCAACGATAATCCAAACATCGATTTTGGTGTAGAAGATGACTACTATGGCGATTTGATTTATACCGAAATTCTTTCAGCATTAAAAAAACGACTCGATTAA